A single Vanacampus margaritifer isolate UIUO_Vmar chromosome 7, RoL_Vmar_1.0, whole genome shotgun sequence DNA region contains:
- the coq7 gene encoding NADPH-dependent 3-demethoxyubiquinone 3-hydroxylase, mitochondrial isoform X2, which yields MIISWVFRCSSILRKTEKQMLDRILRVDHAGEYGANRIYAGQMAVLGRSSTGTLIQEMWDQEKKHLEKFNEILAENRVRPTALLPLWNVAGYFLGASTAMLGKEVAMACTVAVEESISEHYNSQIRTLMEKDPDRYTELLQVIKEFRDDEMEHHDLGLEHDAESVPGYWLLKNVIQLGCKAAICASERV from the exons ATGATTATCAGCTGGGTATTTAGGTGCAGCAGCATCTTAAGAAA GACAGAGAAGCAGATGCTTGACCGCATCCTCCGTGTGGACCATGCAGGTGAATATGGTGCCAATCGTATCTACGCCGGCCAGATGGCAGTGTTGGGCAGGTCTAGTACTGGAACTCTCATCCAG GAAATGTGggatcaagaaaaaaaacatcttgagaAATTTAATGAAATACTTGCTGAGAACAGAGTCCGGCCTACAGCACTGCTACCACTTTGGAACGTCGCTGGCTATTTCTTAG GGGCATCTACTGCAATGTTGGGCAAGGAGGTGGCCATGGCCTGTACTGTGGCGGTGGAAGAGAGCATCTCTGAGCACTATAACAGCCAGATAAGAACTCTGATGGAGAAGGATCCTGACAGATATACTGAACTATTACAA GTTATAAAAGAGTTCCGAGATGATGAGATGGAGCATCACGATTTAGGATTGGAACATGATGCTGAATCA GTACCTGGATACTGGCTACTTAAAAATGTCATCCAGCTGGGGTGCAAAGCTGCAATTTGTGCTTCTGAACGTGTgtga
- the coq7 gene encoding NADPH-dependent 3-demethoxyubiquinone 3-hydroxylase, mitochondrial isoform X1, with translation MQRTAYTVLNDWRNRVVPLIARRSSKSRASLWSSRNYSVVPPPRDRTEKQMLDRILRVDHAGEYGANRIYAGQMAVLGRSSTGTLIQEMWDQEKKHLEKFNEILAENRVRPTALLPLWNVAGYFLGASTAMLGKEVAMACTVAVEESISEHYNSQIRTLMEKDPDRYTELLQVIKEFRDDEMEHHDLGLEHDAESVPGYWLLKNVIQLGCKAAICASERV, from the exons ATGCAAAGAACCGCATACACTGTGTTAAATGACTGGAGAAACAGGGTAGTCCCACTGATTGCACGGCGGAGCTCAAAAAGCAGAG CGTCCCTGTGGAGTTCACGTAATTACAGTGTGGTCCCGCCCCCGCGTGACAGGACAGAGAAGCAGATGCTTGACCGCATCCTCCGTGTGGACCATGCAGGTGAATATGGTGCCAATCGTATCTACGCCGGCCAGATGGCAGTGTTGGGCAGGTCTAGTACTGGAACTCTCATCCAG GAAATGTGggatcaagaaaaaaaacatcttgagaAATTTAATGAAATACTTGCTGAGAACAGAGTCCGGCCTACAGCACTGCTACCACTTTGGAACGTCGCTGGCTATTTCTTAG GGGCATCTACTGCAATGTTGGGCAAGGAGGTGGCCATGGCCTGTACTGTGGCGGTGGAAGAGAGCATCTCTGAGCACTATAACAGCCAGATAAGAACTCTGATGGAGAAGGATCCTGACAGATATACTGAACTATTACAA GTTATAAAAGAGTTCCGAGATGATGAGATGGAGCATCACGATTTAGGATTGGAACATGATGCTGAATCA GTACCTGGATACTGGCTACTTAAAAATGTCATCCAGCTGGGGTGCAAAGCTGCAATTTGTGCTTCTGAACGTGTgtga
- the coq7 gene encoding NADPH-dependent 3-demethoxyubiquinone 3-hydroxylase, mitochondrial isoform X3, whose translation MLDRILRVDHAGEYGANRIYAGQMAVLGRSSTGTLIQEMWDQEKKHLEKFNEILAENRVRPTALLPLWNVAGYFLGASTAMLGKEVAMACTVAVEESISEHYNSQIRTLMEKDPDRYTELLQVIKEFRDDEMEHHDLGLEHDAESVPGYWLLKNVIQLGCKAAICASERV comes from the exons ATGCTTGACCGCATCCTCCGTGTGGACCATGCAGGTGAATATGGTGCCAATCGTATCTACGCCGGCCAGATGGCAGTGTTGGGCAGGTCTAGTACTGGAACTCTCATCCAG GAAATGTGggatcaagaaaaaaaacatcttgagaAATTTAATGAAATACTTGCTGAGAACAGAGTCCGGCCTACAGCACTGCTACCACTTTGGAACGTCGCTGGCTATTTCTTAG GGGCATCTACTGCAATGTTGGGCAAGGAGGTGGCCATGGCCTGTACTGTGGCGGTGGAAGAGAGCATCTCTGAGCACTATAACAGCCAGATAAGAACTCTGATGGAGAAGGATCCTGACAGATATACTGAACTATTACAA GTTATAAAAGAGTTCCGAGATGATGAGATGGAGCATCACGATTTAGGATTGGAACATGATGCTGAATCA GTACCTGGATACTGGCTACTTAAAAATGTCATCCAGCTGGGGTGCAAAGCTGCAATTTGTGCTTCTGAACGTGTgtga